One genomic segment of Coffea arabica cultivar ET-39 chromosome 6e, Coffea Arabica ET-39 HiFi, whole genome shotgun sequence includes these proteins:
- the LOC140004556 gene encoding annexin D8-like: MCVLLFSCNVVRIAERVMAWSSCNGESICKEIHDSWGQPAHLIQHLAGLSQLECRKTRETYVKIYGEDPAQLLLQSSESSSQGTGVSQRTSAALSMLMLNPHERDAIVAREAFEKNDTVNYKALIEIFTCRKSSHVLLIQAAYHAKYKRQLDQDIISIEPSQPYQRILMALSASHKAHQADASQHIARCDAMRLYQAGEGKPGAVDEAVLLEILSKRSILQLRLTFSAYKHIFGHTYTASLKNEKSGEFEDALRVVVTCICNPPKYYAETLYACVKGTATDKGALVRVIMSRAEVDMNEIQKVFKKKYGVELKIAMSESLPSGDYGELVLALATKTCKVPDGSV; this comes from the exons AGTTATGGCGTGGTCAAGCTGCAACGGTGAGAGTATCTGTAAGGAGATTCATGATTCTTGGGGACAGCCTGCTCATTTGATTCAACATCTGGCTGGCCTGAGTCAACTCGAATGCAGGAAAACTAGAGAGACGTATGTGAAGATTTATGGGGAGGACCCTGCTCAGCTTCTGCTTCAGAGTTCGGAATCCTCTAGCCAAGGAACCGGAGTTTCTCAGAGGACATCTGCGGCTTTGTCAATGTTGATGCTCAATCCGCATGAACGTGACGCAATTGTGGCTAGAGAGGCATTTGAGAAGAATGATACGGTGAATTACAAGGCTCTGATTGAAATATTTACTTGCCGGAAATCAAGTCATGTTCTTCTCATACAAGCAGCGTATCATGCAAAATATAAGAGGCAATTAGATCAAGACATTATCAGCATCGAACCTTCCCAACCCTATCAAAGG ATTTTGATGGCATTGTCTGCATCACACAAAGCACACCAAGCTGATGCCAGCCAACACATTGCCAGGTGCGATGCAATGAGGCTTTACCAAGCAGGGGAGGGAAAGCCGGGGGCAGTTGATGAAGCAGTTCTGCTAGAAATTCTCAGTAAAAGGAGCATTCTTCAACTGAGGCTGACATTTTCCGCCTATAAGCACATCTTTGGTCATACTTACACGGCT TCCCTCAAGAATGAAAAATCAGGAGAATTCGAAGATGCCCTGAGAGTGGTGGTGACATGCATATGCAACCCGCCAAAATATTATGCAGAG ACATTGTATGCATGCGTAAAAGGGACAGCAACAGATAAAGGAGCTTTGGTCCGAGTTATCATGAGCAGAGCAGAGGTGGACATGAATGAAATACAAAAGGTTTTCAAGAAGAAATATGGGGTAGAACTTAAAATTGCTATGAGTGAAAGTCTTCCATCTGGGGATTATGGAGAGTTAGTTCTTGCCCTTGCAACAAAGACATGTAAAGTACCTGATGGCTCCGTCTAA
- the LOC140009405 gene encoding uncharacterized protein, translated as MEAKTGSTARLSYEEFEPFCRWQREEARDTLLVHLPDFKKEQLRVHINNRGFLKISGERKLSSTKGSKFYKEVVVARNCNTNAIQAKFSAGQLCIIMTKNVNAAAVPEQKVISTPDPTAKPQAGPEEGQATQPPQKPGEEKDSIIVPSGTPIATASGKSNGNVTEGEKTTVSRGKQLANIALNVGMPVALLAALVAFVLYMYKSTIVED; from the exons ATGGAAGCCAAAACTGGATCTACTGCCCGCCTTTCTTACGAAGAATTCGAACCTTTCTGTAGATGGCAACGCGAAGAAGCCCGTGACACTCTGTTAGTCCATCTCCCAG ACTTCAAAAAAGAACAGCTCAGGGTGCACATCAACAATCGTGGATTCCTGAAAATTTCCGGGGAACGTAAATTGAGTTCAACAAAAGGGAGCAAATTTTACAAGGAAGTTGTGGTTGCTAGGAACTGCAATACCAATGCAATTCAAGCCAAATTTTCGGCCGGCCAGCTGTGCATCATAATGACTAAAAACGTTAATGCAGCTGCGGTCCCAGAACAGAAAGTCATCAGCACTCCTGATCCAACCGCAAAACCACAAGCAGGTCCAGAAGAAGGTCAAGCCACGCAACCTCCTCAAAAACCTGGCGAGGAAAAGGATAGCATCATCGTGCCGTCCGGAACTCCCATTGCTACTGCGTCAGGAAAGAGCAACGGGAATGTTACAGAAGGGGAAAAAACAACAGTTTCGAGAGGAAAGCAACTCGCAAATATTGCTTTGAATGTTGGAATGCCGGTGGCTTTGCTGGCTGCTCTCGTGGCTTTCGTTCTATATATGTACAAATCTACCATtgttgaagattaa